In the bacterium genome, TTCATCTATCACAGGCTCAGTATTGCAGTAAACCTGCACAAAAAGCCAGAAGATCGTACTATAATATAGGCAAGAAGGTTGATTTTGCTGTAGTTATCGTGATGTAATTACAGGAAGATCCAAATCAGGACGAAAAAGAGGGGTCGACCCGAAGGTCGACCCCTCTCAGAACTAGGAGACCAGTGGTCGCCTGCTCGTGTTTAGCAACTCGGATGGTAGGCGCTCGACAGGTCCTCCGCAATGATCGGAGATGATCTGAGTTATGACATCCGAAGCAAATGGCCATGGAAATCCGCCCTGGGAGGGGCGCTGCCAGGTTCTATCCCTTGATGGCGGCGGTTTGAGAGGGATCTTCACCGCAGCTTCACTAGCCGCTCTCGAAGACGATCTCGGCTCTCCTGTGGTTGACCACTTCGACCTGATTGCCGGAACTTCGACCGGTGGTCTCATTGCTCTCGCGCTCGGCGCAGGTGTGTCGGCTCGATCGATTCTGGACTTCTACCTCGAAGAGGGTCCTCGAATCTTTCGGTACTCACTGCTGAGGACGCCCCGTCACCTCTTGCGGTCGAAATACGACGGTCGAGCACTTGAGGCAGCGGTGCGTCGACAATTCGGAGATCGCCTGCTCGGCAACAGCAGGGTCCGCCTGGTTATTCCTGCATTCGACCTGACACGCAACGACGTCTACCTCTTCAAGACACCCCACCACCCAAGCCTGAGGAGAGACCACCGAGTACCGATGTGGGAGGTGGCGATGTCAACTTCTGGTGCGCCTACATACCTTCCAGCCCACGTACTTCATGAAGACCGAACCATGCTCGTTGATGGCGGGATATGGGCGAACAATCCATGCCTGGTGGGCGTTACTGAGGCGGTCAGTGTCCTAAGGGGCCGAGCGGATTGGCGGGTTAGGTGGGGTTCCATCGGTTTTTCCAGTCGAT is a window encoding:
- a CDS encoding CBASS cGAMP-activated phospholipase; protein product: MTSEANGHGNPPWEGRCQVLSLDGGGLRGIFTAASLAALEDDLGSPVVDHFDLIAGTSTGGLIALALGAGVSARSILDFYLEEGPRIFRYSLLRTPRHLLRSKYDGRALEAAVRRQFGDRLLGNSRVRLVIPAFDLTRNDVYLFKTPHHPSLRRDHRVPMWEVAMSTSGAPTYLPAHVLHEDRTMLVDGGIWANNPCLVGVTEAVSVLRGRADWRVRWGSIGFSSR